The genome window TTGTTAGAATTATTGATTGCAGTAAATCTTGTATGGAATTGTGGGATGACTGAGCAGATCAATGAAGTTGTGCTTACAGTATAGTGTCATATCTCATATGTCCCATTCTAGGGCTGGAATAGAGCACCCCAACCCTCATCCACCCCCCCAGTCCCTCAGGCGCAACCACCATCACCTATTTTATCGTCTCTTCTCATATCCCTCTCACATCGCCAACTGCACCCCACCATCAACTGGTGAGTGACGCCACAATGAATGCCTCTTTTGACTGCTACCTCTCACACAGAAGCACATTAAATGCATCCCAGATGCAGTGACCCGGAGGTATGCATCTGCAGGAGTTGCACAATGTCATCGCTGTAATTCTACTCTCTCCTTCGGATAGTTCTTATCACTCAGATCTACAACTGCCATTATCAATCTTCCCCTGTGCAGCCTCTGCATCATTAGGTGAGAGTATTTCACTAAGAACTCTAACATAGGTTTCATTCCTGTCTTGTCCTCTCTTGCATTCCACTGCAAGTTGGCATAGTGCCAGGCTGTGCCATGTAGCGCAACAGTGCCACCTAAAGGTTCAGTACCACCACATGTCAAGCCTGACCTACAGACTCTGATCTCACCGCCTTCCACTTCTCTCCCTGCGGtttctctctttcctgtttttgtccACGTGTGTTCCATTAGATTAGAACTGTGTGTTGTGTAGTGCTgctttattagcagaaaaattAATAAGGCTTTGATAAAAAGCAGCATGGATTACGTTGAAATTTGAGGCTCATTATTGGCTAATCCTTTTTGAATTGGATGTGTATCAAGTTCCAGACGAGCTTTACTCAGTTTGCTAGTGTGATTTGAGAGGAGGCATTTAATTCAAGCATAGATGATGAGGCAAAGCTCACAGTGACATTCACAATACCACTGTAGCGGTCTAATTATTGACTATTGTTGCAGCAGCAGGTGTTGAATAGGTTACAAAATCTTTAGTGATATTAcaatacacattaaaataaagaaacaaacaaaaaacatgaaaacactgTTATGAGAAGAGAGGTGAAAAGTCTGCTTTTTTTCACGTTGGCAGCATTTTTGCTGTGATGATGACCGTTATCTGAGTAGAtaggcaagaaaaaaatgtttctttcacaaAGAACATTGAATCACAATTATTGTTGTGTAGATACAGTTTGCCAGTTTTCTAAACTGggtgctgaagaaaaaaacgtAAGGCAAGAAAATTGCTTACCCACttgcattttcttaaatattaattcagtacttttaataataaaacatgttgataattATCATCCTCAAATTACAATTCTGAGTCCATGATCAACTCCATTAATTAGCAGGtggtctttctttctctctttctttctttctttctttctttgtttctatctttcttttttaatttaggtTGAGACACAGAGGAATTTGTTGTAGTTATAACTCTCCAgcactgtttttctctttcttcagaCTACCCTATAGTGGGTCCCTAATCTAGACTGGCACTTCAGCACTGTGGAACAGGGCAGTTATAGGCAGTACTTATAGACCAGTAAAAGTGCTCCTTTACCTGCTGTCTGGTGTGCATGGGCCCCTTCGTTTTGAACCCTCCTTGGGAGCTGCTCTCTGAGGCACTGAAGTGGTCGGAGCTCGTGGAGGATCTCTTGGAAAGGGTGTCACAGGCCCCAACAAATGTGTTATCCAATGGGAGTTCCTGGATCACATGATGTTTCTTGACTGATACAGGTGTGTCGGCCTTAAGATGAAAGGCCGACTGTGGTGAGGCTGACTTGTAGTGCCGAGCCAGGTCGGGACTGCTTGGTTTGAAGGTGGTAGTAGGCGTGGCATTCCAATCAAAGCGTCCAATCCCTTGTTCTTCCAGCTCAGTGGGCAGACTGATGGTTCCGTTAATTGGTTCATGGGCAGGATCATCTGGTTTGTTTCCCTCGATGGTGACAAAGTTGAGCAAAGAGCTTTTGGGGGACTTTCTTTTCTTgcgctttttctttttgttctgcttgttttctgtgttgGGTGACATCCACTCAGCCCCTTGCTTTTTTCTCTGTGCGGCTTTAAATCTGGATGCATGGCGACAGCGCAGCAGCACAGTCACAAAGATGACAATGATCACCACCAATGCGCCGGTAACAAAGGCTATCATTATGGTTAAATAGTCACCATTTTGATAAGTTTCGCTACTTTCACCAATGTTTCTGTCTATTGGGGTCTCCATGGTGCGCCGGATGAGATCATAAATGAGTGTTGCGTTGCCCACAGTGTCATTGACATACAAAAATACAAGCACCAGGGTATGGAGTGATTTGGGATATCCTAGGTCACTGATATTGACCACTAATCTGTGTAAGCCTATGTCAGTTATTGCAGGCTTTTCTTCCAGTGTAATGTTTCCAGTGACAGGGTCAATTCTGAATAAACCCTTGTTATTCCCACTCACAATAGTGTATTTCAGTTCAGCATTCATCCCTGCGTCACCATCCACAGCAAACACCTCAGCTACCACAGATCCCGGGATAGAGGACAGAGGGACAAGCTTGAAAGATGTGTTTGAGGGTGGATAGATGACAATTGGCGTGTTGTCGTTAACATCAATGACATTGATGGTCACCTTTGCAACTGAGGAGCAAGGAGGCCTGCCACTGTCCACAGCCTTAACATCAAAAGTATAGGAGCTCTGTTGCTCCCTGTCAAAAGACACATTAGATTTTATCACCCCAGAGTATGGATCTAGTATAAAGTTCTCATTGTCATTCAGAATAGAAAGAGAGACGGCAGCATTTTCTCCTGCATCTGAGTCTGTCACAGTTATCACCCCCACAGTGCTGTATTTAGGCAGATTCTCTGACACAAAGAACTGAAAGTGGTTATGTGTGAACTTAGGATTGTTATCATTTTCATCCAGCACAGTCACAATAACAGTTGCCTGTGTTTGCAAAGGGGGAGTTCCGTTATCTCTCGCCGTTACGGTGAAGAGGAATCTATCCTGATCCTCCCTATCAAAAACCCTAGATGCAGTCAGGACCCCAGTTTTACGGTCCAGATCAAAAAATGATGCATTCGGTCCCAGCTGATACACTATCTCTGCATTCTTCCCACTGTCCTCATCTGTAGCGGTAAGGGTGGTGAGGAACAGGTCGCGCTTGTTGTTTTCCATGACGGGCAGCTCGATGACTGGCTGAGTAAAAATAGGTGGGTTGTCATTCTCATCCTCTAGCCTCACTCTCACCAAGGCCGTCTGATTCAAACTCGGTTTTCCAGAATCTGAAGCAACAATTTTAAAGTTGTATTCCTTCGTCCCCTCGTAGTCAAGCAGAGCAGATGTTTCCAGCAGATACTGGTTGTCGTACACAGCTTTCAGATGGAAAGGTACATCCTTCTCTATAAAACAAATGACCTTGCCATTTATGTCAGTGTCTCTGTCTGAAACTGTGATGAGAGCGATCTTAGTATTGATGGGATCCTTCTCTGAGAGGAAAACAGTCCCGTTAATGGGACTGATTATGTATCTCAGGTCTATATTAGGTGGATTGTCATTAACATCAGTCACATTTATAGTAACAGTAGCTCTGGCTGGACTTGAGCTGCCGTCGCTGGCTAAAACAGAGAGCTTGTGAATAGCAGTTTCCTCCCGGTCCAAAGGTCTCTGTACTGTAATTAGGCCAGAGGTTGTATTTAATGCAAAAAGTCTTTTAGTCGCAGGAGACACTTGAGTTCCAAATACGTAATGTATGTCTGCATTTGCCCCAATGTCTGCATCCGTAGCCTGGAGTTGCACCACAGATGTGCCTATAGGGGAGTTCTCGGGTATATGCACCTCTATCTGACTCTCTTTGAACACTGGCTTGTTATCATTGACATCTGTTACAGTCACCTGAAGAATGGCAGTGCTGGATTTCTGTGGACTGCCACCGTCCTCCACTTTAATCTTCATCACATAAGTATCCTTCTGCTCCCGGTCAAGATTCTGCTGCACAATAAGCTGGGGCCACTTCTCCCCCTCAGGCGTCTCCACAATGTCTAAACCGAAGGCACTTTGCCCATTGATCAGCTCGTATTTGTGGACACTGTTGGGGCCAGTGTCTGGGTCAGTGGCAGAAGGAATAGCAAAGCGGCTGTTAATGAGAGTGTTCTCTGGGATAGAGATGTTGATCACAGGGGACGGGAACATGGGGGCATTATCATTTGTGTCTTTGACGATTATTTTGATCTTAATCAGCCTGAAAAAATCATTAGGCAGGATAACCACTTCAATTTCAAAGGAACACTCACTGTCCTCAAATGAGGGACCGGGGCACAACTTCTCTCTGTCAATTCGGTTTGATGTTGTGAATATCTCTCCAGTACTGCTCAGAACACGGACCAGTGGGTTGTCTCCAGCTTTGGAGACCAGCCGGTACACAAGATTTGCACTTGCTCCAGTGGCAGCATTTGTATGGGAAATGTTTAAGTCCTTTGGTATATTTCCAATAAGGACATTTTCTTGCAATTCCTCCCTGATGGGATAAATTAATTCTTGAGCTATTGAAGGATCAAGCCATATGCAGGCAAGCAGAGCAGCCAACAGGTAATAGTCTTTCAGATCCATAGCAATGTTAATGTCTCTTCAGGCTTTGTAGTTTAATTATTCACTTCTGTGCAGTGTTGACCACGATGACAGTAATCTTCCAAGAAAATACCTATGAATACACGAGAGAGTTTTTCTTCAGTGAACTTTCTTTAGCATGCACAGTAATGATGTTTATTCTgctttactaaaataaaattgttttcctcACCGTTGTCTTTTCTGAGAGCGTAATATTAAATCCAACTGCAAAAGTTCTGCAAATATCATTTAAACATTCACAAAAATCAGCAAATTCTAAACTGCAGCAGTATCTGTTTTTTCCCCCGCTTTTGCATTCCCTCCTAATTTCATGCTCACCAAGAATCTTTCACCCCTAAGGCTGGAAAACTTCACAACACATTACACAGTCTTAATAATTTCTCACTTAAATTGGCAAAGTTAAAGAGCTTAAGCTGTGTGTGGGCTCCTAGACGAATGAATGCGCATGAATGAAGCCTACAAAGTAAGCTTAGTCAGATGTTGAATTCAGCGGGCATCTGAGACCTCTTCTTATCATACATACATACCCCAAATCCGTtgcagcaaagaagaaaaactggagTGTGTCAGCTCATAGTCTTCTCATCCCTTGATGCCGTATGCGAGTTTATTCAGGTAAAGAGAtccctctctgcctctgtgGCGTTTTGCTCcagaaaacagagagagagagaggaggggaaaaaagcccCTGTCGGAGTGATCAGACAGATGAATAGGTTTGATGTAAAAGCTGCAAAGCACAAAAACTGGGGTTAATGTGAGGCTGCATTGCTAGTGTCGCAGTTCCTTTCTCCCAATTTAACTTCAGGAATGGACAGGGAATGACGGCGCGACCTGCGAGGATTGCGGTGATCAGCGTCGGTCCCCCGGTAAACCCAGGAAGGTGATCAGTGTTTTGTGATGCCTTTCACAAGTAGAgatccaaacagaaaaatcaatggTGATCTCCCGTAAACGTCCCGAGAAACCCGGCTTTCCCCCCCCTTTGCTTATACCCGGCTACCTGTGAAGGTGAAGGTGCCGATGAGGTGAACGCAGGAGGAGACACTCGTGTCCCGTCATGATTCAACTTCACGCAGCTCCATCAATAACTGCACAAATGTTtgcacaaaacagcaaaaaatgaaaaatagatttttttgttgttttttttataaaaaaaaacgaaGAGGTGCAAAATATGAGATTCAATCCCACTCGGAGATGTCAAGCAACATAAAAAGCCTCTACAGTGTTATACACCGATACTCCGAGAGCACACTGCCACTTATCCTCGCAGTCTCACTCCCAGAGCAGAATATCTTGCACTAACTCTTTGTAAACCCATAGGAGGGGTGGTGAAGTATACCACTCCAATGCTCCCCCCTTTCCAACCCCGCCGACCCTCGTCATTGGACACCGCCCATCTCTTTCAGCTGCGTTGTCAACCCAGAGCCGCGGCAGGATTGGTCCGCAGTCACGTCACTTAAATCGGTCCGGAGGGTCGTCGGCGAGCGAGCCGCTCGGAGAGGATGCTGCAGGCTGCAGGGAGACGCTTAACCAAAACCCGGAGGCTGGAGGGGGTTGATGATGAGGATGACGACGAGGATGATGAAGCTGGCAGTTCTACTGATGATAAcgtctaaataaaaaaaagcggATATTCTTCCGCTTTTATATTATGTGTAGATGAAGACAAACCTAACTGGGTGCCTTTTAAAGGGACTCATGAAAGCGCAAATGCCAACCTGTTTGCCTGTTGTCAGGTAGGCTGCAATAATTGGCGAGctgctttgaaaaaaagaaaaaaaacacggTGAATTTTGGcacagcaaaatatttaaataaataaactgaagctTTGAATAAAAGCTTTGTGTGAGAGTCTCCCATAACTGTGCTCCAGACAAAGAATCTGTTGTCTAAGCATCTTTGCGGTTAGGTGCATATTTGCGCTGCGCAGCTCTTCGCACCCCGCAGCCAGCCGTCAGCAATTGTCCGTCAGAAATAACCTTGACAGTTATCCTCTGTCATCAAAGCTGTGTGCAACATAGGGTGCGAGCGCTTTGCGTTGTGGACAAATTAcacttcttatttttttccttttcttttttaataagttttacTGCCTAATGCGCAATTTATGCTGATCTCAGACTGTTGTGATTTGGCTTTTGAAATAATCCTAATAACTGATTTTCAAGTTTCATAGGAGGTATATAGTGAATAACCAACAAAATGGCATGTTAGAAATAACAGCAGGTaaccaaaactaaacaaaatgtaattagaATAGGCCTTTGAGATACAGCCGTCATTTATTGCCGTCAACCTTCAGATTGTTGCTTAATTTCAGTTTAGTGCCTATAACTCTCAACTGAAGCCGCAGCTCTCTGCATGTGttgcttcttctgctgctgagaAAGGCAGGATGTGTAGCAGAGGAGGAGTGCAGACTACCACGGTGAACACTGCCATCTTGAGGTGGACCTTCACATGCGCCCCTTAATCCAGAGTTGAGCTTCAAATCTCCCGTAACCTCACAGTTCTGAATCGAGATTTCACTTAAAGCTCTTGTGCACCCAGGAGAACAGCCTGCGTAACAGATTACACAGCGAGTGACGGGGTAAGGAGCAACGTGCAAAAGGCcagaaaacaaaagtgagaATAAGCACCAATGTTGGTAAATGGTGATGGAAGCGATGCAAAGGACAGGCGAGCCACACCGCTGAGGTGAGAACTGGGCTGCGAATCTCTCTGGAGAGTGTGGCTTAGTGCCCGGTCAGCAGTCCATTAGCACAACCAGCCTAGTGGCCTGACCTTTCTGCCTCCAGATTCAGCCATCAGTGTCCTTAGCTGGGAGAGAACAGCCAAAGGAGGGATCTGTCACTTTAGTTTAAAGTCTGACACCCTgatgcagagagaaaaagtgaCAACATAACTGTCTTCATGGTGAAACAGTGTCTTGCTCTGGTGGCCAGCTGGAGTCATTAGTAACTCATCACCTGCTCTTACTTGCTCACTGGGAGTGTGCGTACATCTGTCTTGAGTTTTTCTGCATAGCGGAAAATATATCCAACTAAGTGGAAATGTTCTAACCCTGCCAGGTCTCTGaggtgttttttgtgtgttagcGCAGGAATAATTGCTCAGTAATTGGGAACACAGGACATAGagaacacttttaaaaaaagtcattcctCCCACCttctgaaataataattaagacTCTTGTTATGATCACCAGCTCGAGTAATTTGATGTGTATATGTCACAGGTTCAAcgaaaacatatatttattatCTTCTGACGGGAGTGTCGAGTGTCAAAGGACCCTTGTCTCAAACACCAGAAGGAAATATGATAAGACACAGCAAAGCTCCTGATtctaaatttaacatttcactCAATTTTTATCGTCCCTTTTGGCAGTTTGAATTTGCTCCAGCTAGTGTTTTAGCTAGTTATATTACTGACAAGCGCCGAATGATGCAGTGTTGTAATACAGGTATAAGTAACTGGGGGTATATCTTCCTCAATCTCCCACTGAAAAGACAGCCTAAGGGAAGTGTCTACACCTAAGGCCTTATGATTCCTCATATACACAGTGCAGTCAATCACACCATTCACCTTGGTTTGATTCCCACACTGACTTATTGACTTGTCCAAGCTGCTGGATTGACCTCATGAATAACACAAGTACAAATATGTTTATCTTTCATGTCCATTAAAGAACAAGGTCAAACAGGTAATTTATGTACGTACTAAATAAAGCAAGGTCTAGCATGTAAGTGccagaaaatataaattgttGGTGTCGGATAGGACACACCATGATAGGAGAAGAAAAAGGGAGctaaacatttttgctaaaaattgcaactttttcaatttttttatattaatatattatattaaaccagatatttgcatttgctgcatgttttctttgtctttttgtgacattaaatcagactagaccttttctgttttatgtcaattagttattaaaataaatatatttgctcaatgccagaaaaataaagattctgCAAGATAACTGTCTGACTTTCTTTAATGTCAGAAGCCTACCAGCATTAAAATTACTACGCCTCTAATACATTTGATGAAGGAAAACAGTGGATCTGTCTTAAAGCAATACCTCAAACACAGCTGCCTTTGGCGTCACCGtggaaacataataaataaggTGAGATATATGGTAGAGAGTTGTTGACCTAAACAAGTCTGGGTCATAATTGGGTACAATTCTGAGATGCCTTAAATTGCTCTGTTCATCTGTTTAACAGCAAGCGCCAGTGTAACGTCCAGCCGTTATGCTCATCAATAAGACGATgggttctgtgtcccagagatgAAAGTCTTCTGGTGTGAAATTTACACAACAGCCCTAGAACAAAGGAAAAAGACTTTGTGAAGATGCTGGCTGAAGCTGACAAGAGTCGTTCACGATCACAGTAAGATGAGCCCTGTACTCACAAGGGCCAGAGGACCTCTCCATGGGTTAGTGGCCATTtctccaaaagcaacataaaaagcaaGATTAGATTACAATTGCCAAATGCCCTCTAGGACAAAAACTGTAATGTTTGGAGACAAATTTTGTGGTCTGATGACAGTAGAGTTGAAGTATTTTTCCATAATGACCATCATCACATTTGGAAGAAAACTGTAGAAGTCTGTGAATACCATCCTGGCCATGAAGTACAGGTGATAGTATCATGctttgtagatgtttttttgcTGGAGGAATGGCTACGCTTCACAAAATAGATAGCCTGTGAGAAACAACATCGGAGGAACACCTCAAACCATCACCCAACGGACGAAAGCTTTGTCACAAATAGGTCTTAAAAACTGACATGACTCTTCGCATGCTACCAAATTATTTAGAAAGTGGTTTAAGAAAACCACGTCACTGGTTTAAGGACGCCTCAAAGCCCCGATCTCAGTGCTATTGCCTTATTGCCTTGTCATACAGCGGTTCTATCAGAAGAAATTAGCTAAAATTGCTGAAGCTTGTGGGAGGACACCCAGAACATTTCTCCAAACTCATGCTGTTTAAAGGCAATTTTACCAAAAATACAAAGGAAATgtatgcagattttttttaatttaaagaaaatgtaaaagaaatatcaaatctaaataattttggtcattcTTACTGAAATAAGACAGGAAATGTCAAGTCTTAATTCATGTccaagagggaagaaaaaaggtccttttttaaatgtcttttacaaACAAGCATTAAGAAAGTGTGCAAATACTTTACTTAAAGGGGAACCTTTCAAAAGCAGTGTTAACACTTTTAgagagagaatttttttttctaacatttagGATATactcacaaaaatattttttttctaaatgtttgcaCAGAGGAATAAAAATGGGAAAGCTTTACTTTTAGAACAAAAATCATCTTACACTTGTTAAGCTCATTGCGGGTTTTTTTCACTCTGCCTCACTAGCTGTGTGAGAAACGATAATTAGAGGCCATTTCAGACTGTGTGAGGTGCTTGACTTGCCATTCTTTCTTTATGCACAATACAGGTAttgtaaaaaagagaaaaaaaaattacaattaatctGCCCAGAACTGTAATTATGCAGATCCTTTGCCATttctaaagtgaaacaaaataacaacaaaattaatGACACAGTATGAGTAATGAATACTTATTTTTAAGCTCCACTTCACACCTCACTTCCTGTAATCAGCTGACTCAGAGAAAAAACATCACTTGGGCTATTATCACTTGAGCTGAATCCTGCTGCTTTTTACATTGCGCCGCCTGCCAACCAAGCAAATGAGCACAAAAAAAATCGgacttcaaaaataattaagtccTTTGAGTAGTCTTACTCATTGTTGAAATCATATCTTTACATAATAGGTTTTACTACATGTTGAGTTACATGTTGAGGCTCAAACAGTCTCTCCCACCACTTTCTTATAATATTTTGATGTATAGTTTATCATCTATTTTCAAAGCTCAGCTTTCTCTAGTTAATTCCCTTCtattacagttttctttttcttgcagaGAATGTGAACTTCGcttgtttagtgtttttgcgAAAAAGCCTCGGCAACTTTCGATCAAAACACTTGCAGATTTCCTTAAAACCCTTTTGCCAGTGGGACTTAGAGCACTAATGACCCAGTGGATAATTGGCATCACACACCCTGCAGTCACTGAACACTAATCGGAACTTCCAATCAGACATTTCTGACTTGAAAGTTTAGAAACATGTGAGAGAAGATTCAGATAGGAAGCATTTATCATTTGCTTTGGATGTGATTTCAGTCAAACCAAACCTTTGAATTCCCTGAAGGATTTTGTGTTATATTGCTTAACAAGGTGGTAACAAGGTACTTTGA of Xiphophorus couchianus chromosome 4, X_couchianus-1.0, whole genome shotgun sequence contains these proteins:
- the pcdh9 gene encoding protocadherin-9 isoform X3; amino-acid sequence: MDLKDYYLLAALLACIWLDPSIAQELIYPIREELQENVLIGNIPKDLNISHTNAATGASANLVYRLVSKAGDNPLVRVLSSTGEIFTTSNRIDREKLCPGPSFEDSECSFEIEVVILPNDFFRLIKIKIIVKDTNDNAPMFPSPVINISIPENTLINSRFAIPSATDPDTGPNSVHKYELINGQSAFGLDIVETPEGEKWPQLIVQQNLDREQKDTYVMKIKVEDGGSPQKSSTAILQVTVTDVNDNKPVFKESQIEVHIPENSPIGTSVVQLQATDADIGANADIHYVFGTQVSPATKRLFALNTTSGLITVQRPLDREETAIHKLSVLASDGSSSPARATVTINVTDVNDNPPNIDLRYIISPINGTVFLSEKDPINTKIALITVSDRDTDINGKVICFIEKDVPFHLKAVYDNQYLLETSALLDYEGTKEYNFKIVASDSGKPSLNQTALVRVRLEDENDNPPIFTQPVIELPVMENNKRDLFLTTLTATDEDSGKNAEIVYQLGPNASFFDLDRKTGVLTASRVFDREDQDRFLFTVTARDNGTPPLQTQATVIVTVLDENDNNPKFTHNHFQFFVSENLPKYSTVGVITVTDSDAGENAAVSLSILNDNENFILDPYSGVIKSNVSFDREQQSSYTFDVKAVDSGRPPCSSVAKVTINVIDVNDNTPIVIYPPSNTSFKLVPLSSIPGSVVAEVFAVDGDAGMNAELKYTIVSGNNKGLFRIDPVTGNITLEEKPAITDIGLHRLVVNISDLGYPKSLHTLVLVFLYVNDTVGNATLIYDLIRRTMETPIDRNIGESSETYQNGDYLTIMIAFVTGALVVIIVIFVTVLLRCRHASRFKAAQRKKQGAEWMSPNTENKQNKKKKRKKRKSPKSSLLNFVTIEGNKPDDPAHEPINGTISLPTELEEQGIGRFDWNATPTTTFKPSSPDLARHYKSASPQSAFHLKADTPVSVKKHHVIQELPLDNTFVGACDTLSKRSSTSSDHFSASESSSQGGFKTKGPMHTRQQGTLTRARTELNPEYLDLRPRAELNPEYWTPCTPLAQDDFYEQASPDKRTEADGNSDPNSDGPLGPRGLVEATEMCTQECLVLGHSDNCWMPPTLGSYQHPKSPVSSFSSQREWGQKDKLLNGHTLSRTWKNESGRSEHFVDRKQFGSEEGHFTSSSMADIPLVSLKSCQSASCPDSPKDQQL